One genomic window of uncultured delta proteobacterium includes the following:
- a CDS encoding Iron-sulfur binding protein, producing the protein MGQTTIGESRNALEKTFTVGEALAWAGVLLIIIILGAHYFRAGNTAAVLCLAGLILFHGSGAAWKTYAVGTALVWGVWEWGTAVQSLVMLRAAMGAPWARGAAILGVVAALTALAASHTLAKAARRGRATPAEPALTRAAAFTLTFLALYGLRWGRPDILLLERLFPAWGSIQIFLLSWYAGYIAGKLNNPRTSRKTRKIVWFLFTAVFFGQLALGLAGIPGMTLPGTPHVPVPAFILFAPAYRGSFTMMPFLVLAATLLAGSAWCSMLCYFGSIEAVAGSGKPVKKARPMMETAIRHGRAAILLLGLASALILRYRGAPAMLTLGLVALFTAGSLVVMLFVSRRYTGMVHCTAFCPMGLVVNLLGILSSWRLRIDPARCNGCGSCEKVCAYRALDAPCRERGQAALTCSLCRDCMGACPRNAIYLKHALLPAKAGGSVFTVITVALHVLFLAAARPM; encoded by the coding sequence GTGGGACAAACGACTATCGGAGAGAGCCGGAACGCTCTCGAAAAAACCTTCACGGTGGGCGAAGCCCTGGCCTGGGCCGGGGTTCTGCTTATCATTATCATACTGGGGGCGCATTATTTCCGTGCGGGAAACACCGCTGCCGTCCTCTGTCTTGCCGGGCTCATCCTCTTCCACGGCAGCGGGGCCGCCTGGAAAACATACGCCGTGGGAACGGCGCTGGTCTGGGGCGTCTGGGAATGGGGAACCGCCGTGCAATCGCTGGTCATGCTGCGCGCGGCCATGGGCGCGCCCTGGGCGCGGGGTGCGGCGATTCTCGGCGTTGTCGCGGCCCTGACCGCGCTGGCCGCGTCCCACACGCTGGCGAAAGCCGCCCGCCGGGGCCGGGCGACCCCGGCTGAACCGGCGCTCACCCGGGCTGCCGCCTTTACGCTGACGTTCCTGGCGCTCTATGGCCTGCGGTGGGGCAGGCCGGACATCCTTCTGCTGGAGCGGCTTTTCCCGGCCTGGGGCAGTATTCAGATATTTCTGCTGTCCTGGTATGCCGGGTACATTGCCGGTAAACTGAACAATCCCCGCACGAGCCGGAAAACCCGTAAAATCGTATGGTTTCTGTTCACCGCCGTCTTTTTCGGGCAACTCGCTCTCGGCCTTGCGGGCATTCCCGGCATGACCCTCCCGGGAACGCCCCATGTGCCGGTTCCCGCATTTATCCTGTTCGCTCCGGCATATCGCGGCTCCTTCACCATGATGCCCTTTCTGGTGCTGGCGGCGACGCTGCTCGCGGGCAGCGCGTGGTGCAGCATGCTGTGCTACTTCGGCTCCATTGAGGCCGTCGCCGGGTCCGGCAAGCCGGTTAAAAAAGCGCGGCCGATGATGGAAACGGCAATACGGCACGGCAGGGCCGCCATTTTACTGCTCGGGCTCGCATCCGCCCTGATTCTGCGGTACCGCGGCGCACCGGCAATGCTCACACTCGGCCTTGTGGCGCTCTTCACAGCCGGAAGTCTCGTCGTCATGCTGTTCGTTTCACGGCGCTATACGGGCATGGTCCATTGCACGGCGTTTTGCCCCATGGGGCTGGTGGTCAACCTGTTGGGCATACTGTCTTCGTGGCGGCTCCGGATAGACCCAGCCCGCTGCAACGGCTGCGGGAGTTGCGAAAAAGTTTGTGCGTACCGGGCCCTGGACGCCCCCTGCCGGGAGCGCGGACAGGCCGCCCTCACCTGTTCGTTGTGCCGCGATTGCATGGGGGCCTGCCCGCGTAACGCCATTTACCTCAAGCACGCCCTGCTCCCGGCAAAGGCCGGCGGCTCCGTATTTACGGTTATCACCGTGGCGCTGCACGTTCTCTTTCTGGCGGCGGCGCGCCCCATGTGA
- the chpA gene encoding toxin of the ChpA-ChpR toxin-antitoxin system, endoribonuclease (Evidence 2a : Function of homologous gene experimentally demonstrated in an other organism; PubMedId : 12618443, 14580342, 15150257, 8226627; Product type e : enzyme) encodes MVGGKTQAPGQGQLLKLDLDPTLGHEHKGFRPVLVVSAALFNRHTGFCWVVPVTTPQKGLPNEIRLPEGLPVYGTLLLSQLRSIDWRARPFTVAGTVPAVFLEDINARLASVLELE; translated from the coding sequence ATGGTAGGCGGCAAAACGCAGGCTCCCGGCCAAGGGCAACTTCTCAAGCTCGACCTGGATCCGACTTTGGGGCACGAACACAAGGGCTTTCGCCCCGTTCTGGTGGTGTCGGCAGCCCTGTTTAACCGGCACACGGGCTTTTGCTGGGTAGTGCCCGTTACCACCCCGCAAAAAGGCCTGCCCAATGAAATCCGCCTGCCGGAGGGGCTGCCCGTATACGGAACACTGCTGCTCTCGCAATTGCGCTCCATAGACTGGCGGGCACGGCCGTTCACGGTAGCGGGCACGGTTCCAGCCGTCTTTCTGGAGGATATCAACGCCCGCCTGGCTTCAGTGCTGGAGTTGGAATAA
- a CDS encoding Pyridoxamine 5'-phosphate oxidase-related FMN-binding: MTSRPMRRADRAMPDAAARELLEKGEYGFLATVGADGLPYGVPLSYVVLENRVYFHSAREGRKIDNLLHCRDAAFTVVGETEPVYAKNFTTWYESAMVFGTVSEVADPDEKFRSLYALAEKYLPDHLDKAERDIRASFAKTAVYRLEIETITGKAKKPRPPV; encoded by the coding sequence ATGACATCCCGGCCCATGCGGCGCGCCGACAGGGCCATGCCGGACGCGGCCGCCAGGGAGCTCCTGGAAAAGGGCGAATACGGCTTCCTGGCCACGGTCGGGGCGGACGGGCTGCCCTACGGCGTTCCCCTTTCCTATGTCGTGCTGGAGAACCGCGTGTATTTCCATTCCGCCCGCGAAGGCAGAAAAATAGACAATCTCCTGCATTGCCGGGACGCCGCCTTTACCGTGGTCGGCGAAACCGAGCCGGTCTACGCCAAGAACTTCACCACCTGGTATGAAAGCGCCATGGTGTTCGGGACCGTCAGCGAAGTCGCGGACCCGGATGAAAAGTTCCGCTCCCTCTATGCCCTGGCCGAAAAATACCTCCCGGACCACCTGGACAAAGCCGAGCGGGACATCCGCGCGTCTTTTGCCAAAACCGCCGTGTACCGCCTGGAGATAGAAACGATAACGGGCAAGGCCAAAAAGCCCCGCCCGCCTGTCTAA
- a CDS encoding HPP family protein: protein MKHYFAKMRGGGSTPPVPGGTEIAFGFIGSCAALYVVGLLHTLSMDISGLPLIMAPFGASAVLVFGAFRSPLAQPRNVIGGHVLSAIVGVTVYQCVGDNAVMAVSLAVPAAIALMHLTKTLHPPGGATAFVTAAGGAAVHSLGYWYVVTPCAAGSAVLIAVAVFVNNLPREHKYPQFWF from the coding sequence ATGAAACACTATTTCGCGAAAATGCGGGGAGGCGGCAGCACGCCGCCCGTCCCCGGGGGGACGGAGATCGCTTTCGGCTTCATCGGCAGTTGCGCCGCCCTGTACGTGGTCGGGCTGCTGCACACCCTCAGCATGGATATTTCCGGGCTGCCGCTTATCATGGCGCCGTTCGGGGCTTCGGCCGTGCTGGTTTTCGGCGCGTTCAGAAGCCCGCTGGCCCAGCCGAGGAATGTTATCGGCGGGCACGTGCTTTCCGCGATTGTGGGGGTAACGGTGTACCAGTGCGTGGGCGATAACGCGGTCATGGCGGTCAGCCTGGCCGTGCCGGCCGCCATAGCGTTGATGCACCTGACAAAGACCCTGCACCCGCCGGGCGGCGCGACCGCTTTCGTCACGGCGGCCGGGGGGGCCGCCGTGCATTCCCTCGGGTACTGGTACGTCGTGACGCCTTGCGCTGCGGGAAGCGCGGTGTTGATCGCCGTGGCGGTTTTCGTCAACAACCTGCCGCGCGAGCACAAATATCCACAATTTTGGTTCTGA
- the hcp gene encoding Hydroxylamine reductase, whose product MYCNQCEQTAQGIACTKQGVCGKTADIAALQDLIVYAARGLSLAALAAEAKGIDTNAAGRLCAAALFATVTNVNFDKDPLLAVLRQTVAERDKLAQAAGLAADLPVMKFKPAQDETALLAQAEIASVTKLAENPDCNSLAQTVLYGLKGTAAYADHAAILGHESPALYTAMFKLLTFGFDGATPSLEDWVTAAMDCGKANLLAMELLDAANTGTYGHPEPTEVSLRPRPGKAILVSGHDLKDLFVLLQQTEGKGVNIYTHGEMLPAHAYPGLKKFPHFAGHFGTAWQNQAKEFPQFPGAILFTTNCIQRPSDSYKANVFTTGLVGWPGVAHVKNGDFGPVIDYALAQKGFTEESAAQFPEAKVLVGFGRNTVLGVAGTVVDAVKSGAIKHFFLVGGCDGARPGRNYYTEFVEKTPADTMVLTLACGKFRFFDKQLGSIGGIPRLLDVGQCNDAYSAVKIALALADAFKCGVNDLPLSLVLSWYEQKAVAILLSLLALGVKGVRLGPSLPAFLSPAVLQVLVSTFDIKPIGTPDEDLKAILGA is encoded by the coding sequence ATGTACTGCAATCAATGTGAACAGACCGCTCAGGGCATCGCCTGCACCAAGCAGGGCGTCTGCGGCAAAACAGCTGATATCGCCGCTCTTCAGGATCTTATCGTCTATGCCGCCCGTGGACTTTCTCTCGCGGCCCTGGCCGCGGAAGCGAAAGGGATCGACACGAACGCCGCCGGCAGGCTGTGCGCCGCCGCGTTGTTCGCGACCGTCACCAACGTGAACTTTGACAAGGACCCGCTGCTCGCCGTCCTGCGCCAGACCGTGGCCGAAAGGGACAAGCTTGCGCAGGCAGCCGGGCTCGCGGCCGATCTGCCCGTGATGAAGTTCAAACCGGCCCAGGATGAAACGGCCCTGCTCGCGCAGGCGGAAATCGCCTCCGTCACCAAACTGGCGGAAAATCCCGATTGCAACTCCCTGGCCCAGACCGTGCTGTACGGCCTGAAGGGAACCGCCGCTTACGCCGACCATGCCGCCATCCTGGGGCACGAGAGCCCGGCGTTGTACACGGCCATGTTCAAACTGCTCACGTTCGGTTTTGACGGCGCCACTCCCTCGCTGGAAGATTGGGTGACCGCGGCCATGGATTGCGGCAAGGCCAATTTGCTGGCCATGGAACTGCTCGATGCCGCCAACACCGGAACCTACGGCCATCCCGAACCCACCGAAGTTTCCTTGAGGCCCAGGCCCGGCAAGGCTATCCTCGTCTCCGGCCACGATTTGAAGGACCTGTTCGTCCTGCTGCAACAGACCGAAGGCAAGGGTGTCAACATTTATACCCACGGGGAAATGCTGCCCGCCCACGCGTATCCCGGCCTTAAAAAATTCCCGCACTTCGCCGGGCATTTCGGCACGGCGTGGCAGAACCAGGCCAAGGAATTCCCGCAATTCCCCGGCGCCATCCTGTTTACGACCAACTGTATCCAGCGGCCCTCGGACTCCTATAAGGCCAACGTGTTCACCACGGGCCTCGTCGGCTGGCCCGGCGTCGCCCACGTGAAAAACGGCGACTTCGGCCCGGTGATCGACTACGCGCTCGCCCAGAAAGGCTTTACGGAAGAAAGCGCGGCCCAGTTCCCCGAGGCCAAGGTGCTGGTCGGGTTCGGCCGCAACACGGTCCTCGGCGTGGCGGGTACGGTGGTGGACGCGGTGAAATCCGGCGCCATCAAGCATTTCTTCCTGGTCGGCGGGTGCGACGGCGCACGGCCCGGCCGCAACTACTACACGGAATTCGTGGAAAAAACCCCGGCCGACACCATGGTGCTTACCCTGGCTTGCGGCAAGTTCCGTTTCTTCGACAAGCAACTCGGCAGCATCGGCGGCATTCCCCGCCTGCTGGACGTCGGCCAGTGCAACGACGCCTACAGCGCCGTGAAGATCGCCCTGGCGCTCGCGGACGCCTTCAAGTGCGGCGTCAACGATCTGCCCTTGTCTCTGGTCCTTTCCTGGTACGAGCAGAAGGCCGTGGCCATTCTGCTGTCGCTCCTGGCGCTCGGCGTCAAAGGCGTGCGGCTCGGCCCCAGCCTGCCCGCGTTCCTGTCCCCCGCCGTGCTGCAGGTGCTGGTTTCCACGTTTGACATAAAGCCCATCGGCACGCCGGACGAAGATTTGAAAGCCATCCTCGGCGCGTGA
- a CDS encoding 4Fe-4S ferredoxin, iron-sulfur binding protein: MTEVAESAPASGSALLVKKHALEGEAYVIRKIIKIDAAKCNSCGECVTACHEGAIGMDNGKAVLLRDDYCDGLGDCLPACPTGAITFEEREALAYDEVAVLSNLKSKTFKELSRDYLKHLKTPSLSSKKRNRLDRERKSCLGQWPVQIRLVSAHAAFFKDADLLVAADCCAYAYGDFHNEFMPGRVVLIGCPKLDAVCYTEKIAEILAQNDVRSVTVARMSVPCCGGIEQAVKNAISSSRKAVPCVVRVISPQGMLAPETPSHMNPDEHDVHAVCK, encoded by the coding sequence GTGACGGAAGTGGCGGAGAGCGCTCCCGCCAGCGGGAGCGCTCTCCTTGTAAAAAAGCATGCTTTGGAAGGGGAAGCATACGTGATCAGAAAAATTATCAAAATCGACGCGGCAAAATGCAACAGTTGCGGCGAATGCGTGACAGCCTGCCATGAAGGGGCCATCGGCATGGATAACGGCAAAGCGGTCCTTCTCCGGGACGATTATTGCGACGGCCTGGGAGACTGTCTGCCCGCCTGCCCGACAGGGGCGATCACGTTTGAGGAGCGGGAGGCGCTCGCCTATGACGAAGTTGCCGTGCTCAGCAATCTCAAAAGCAAGACGTTCAAGGAATTGTCGCGCGATTACCTGAAGCATCTGAAAACGCCGTCTCTTTCCTCCAAAAAGCGGAACCGGCTGGACCGCGAGCGGAAATCCTGCCTCGGGCAATGGCCGGTTCAGATACGGCTCGTGTCCGCGCACGCGGCCTTTTTCAAAGACGCCGACCTGCTTGTGGCCGCTGATTGCTGCGCCTATGCGTATGGCGATTTTCACAACGAATTCATGCCGGGACGCGTGGTGCTGATCGGCTGCCCGAAGCTGGACGCGGTATGCTATACGGAAAAAATCGCGGAAATACTGGCGCAGAACGATGTGCGTTCGGTGACGGTCGCCCGGATGAGCGTTCCCTGCTGCGGCGGTATTGAGCAGGCCGTGAAAAACGCGATTTCCTCGTCCCGCAAAGCCGTTCCCTGCGTGGTGCGGGTCATTTCGCCGCAGGGCATGCTTGCTCCTGAAACGCCGTCCCACATGAACCCGGATGAACACGATGTGCACGCCGTCTGCAAATAG
- a CDS encoding CBS domain containing membrane protein: MCTPSANRPLPPLSEEDILRGMEALHGYVDLTPQDFRALYTNVRALAYERFLRERTAADIMTSPVVTVRESSSVGECIGLLAERGISGAPVVNAQGAMVGIVSEKDILRLLGKRPETHLMRLIDDSTRQPLQPSPALLHARVATIMSAPVVAAGPETPLDELARIFGRHAINRLPVTDEHGAVLGIITRADMIRAISELA, from the coding sequence ATGTGCACGCCGTCTGCAAATAGACCGCTGCCGCCGTTGTCCGAAGAGGATATCCTGCGGGGGATGGAAGCGTTGCACGGGTATGTGGACCTCACTCCCCAGGATTTCAGGGCGCTGTACACGAACGTCCGCGCATTGGCGTATGAGCGCTTTTTGCGGGAACGGACGGCGGCGGACATCATGACGAGCCCGGTCGTCACCGTCAGGGAGAGCAGCTCCGTCGGCGAGTGCATCGGCCTGCTGGCGGAACGGGGAATTTCCGGCGCGCCCGTGGTGAACGCGCAGGGAGCCATGGTGGGGATCGTTTCGGAAAAAGACATTTTGCGCCTGTTGGGCAAACGGCCCGAAACGCACCTGATGCGGCTCATCGACGACAGTACCCGCCAGCCGTTGCAGCCTTCTCCCGCGCTGCTGCACGCAAGGGTCGCCACGATCATGTCCGCGCCGGTTGTGGCCGCCGGTCCGGAAACACCCCTGGACGAACTGGCCAGAATCTTCGGCAGGCACGCCATCAACCGGCTGCCCGTGACGGACGAACACGGCGCGGTACTGGGCATCATCACACGCGCGGACATGATCCGCGCCATTTCCGAACTGGCGTAA
- the chpR gene encoding PemI-like protein 1 produces MQQIHVTKWGNSLGFRIPRGIAESMDIEAGDTLELTPSEDGLLIRKAAARGKRYALADVLDSFAPAATHPAVDFGKPQGEEIW; encoded by the coding sequence ATGCAACAAATCCACGTCACCAAGTGGGGCAACAGCCTGGGCTTTCGTATTCCGCGCGGCATTGCCGAGAGTATGGATATTGAAGCCGGAGATACGCTGGAACTGACCCCGTCCGAAGACGGCCTGCTGATCCGCAAGGCCGCGGCTCGAGGCAAGCGTTACGCCCTGGCGGATGTACTGGATTCCTTCGCTCCGGCGGCGACGCATCCGGCGGTTGATTTCGGCAAGCCGCAGGGCGAAGAAATATGGTAG